One Rhizobium sp. NRK18 genomic window carries:
- a CDS encoding glycosyltransferase family 39 protein, which yields MTEWLKARPERVFLIVAAYFALNVIVRMAMPHALESDEAEQVFFAQWWALGYGPQPPFYNWLQHAVFDLFGVSMLALSATKCVLLFLIYLFYGLTARMLLKDRSWLPIVVLSLLTIPQISFEAQRDLSHTVAVTFAASFFLFATVLTLKRPSLSSYVLLGLTSGLGLLAKYNFALLPAAVFVAVLADRDLRARLFDWRILVSAAIAILLFLPHGVWLAENLQAASANTIGKLTSGDAHSNIVTGWLEGIGSLAVALIGFAGVTLLVYAAIFRKALFASFSAGTPWTRFFERVMLAILVFIVIMILAGADNIKDRWLTPLLFLLPLYFCLKMEASGLAGSALLKPFWRTAAVIMTVIPAALFLRMPLAHFTGDYQRPSTNYTGAFDTMTVDRTPGLVVTDRKLYAGSLRLKHPDIPFATSEFSLFETPHHADADHPILLFWIKKSSDVGMPASLLGWLDKAGLPQPTDQEMKQVAIPYHYARGNDAELFGYAWIIPPPSGSN from the coding sequence ATGACGGAGTGGCTGAAAGCACGCCCGGAACGCGTCTTCCTGATCGTCGCCGCCTATTTCGCGCTCAACGTCATCGTGCGCATGGCCATGCCGCACGCGCTCGAGTCGGATGAGGCCGAGCAGGTCTTCTTCGCGCAGTGGTGGGCGCTCGGCTACGGCCCGCAGCCGCCCTTCTACAACTGGCTGCAGCATGCCGTGTTCGATCTCTTCGGCGTATCGATGCTGGCGCTGTCGGCAACCAAATGCGTGCTCCTGTTCCTGATCTACCTGTTCTACGGGCTGACCGCGCGCATGCTGCTCAAGGACCGGAGCTGGCTGCCGATCGTTGTCCTGTCGCTGCTGACGATCCCGCAGATCAGCTTCGAGGCGCAGCGCGACCTCTCTCATACGGTGGCGGTGACCTTTGCCGCCTCCTTCTTCCTGTTTGCCACCGTCCTCACGCTGAAGCGGCCGAGCCTTTCGAGCTATGTCCTGCTTGGGCTCACAAGCGGGCTCGGGCTGCTCGCCAAATATAACTTCGCCCTGCTGCCGGCGGCCGTCTTCGTCGCCGTGCTGGCGGACAGGGATTTGCGCGCTCGCCTCTTCGACTGGCGCATCCTCGTTTCGGCGGCGATCGCCATCCTTCTCTTCCTGCCGCATGGCGTCTGGCTTGCCGAAAACCTGCAGGCCGCCAGCGCCAACACGATCGGCAAGCTGACCTCCGGAGACGCTCACTCGAACATCGTGACGGGCTGGCTGGAAGGCATCGGGTCGTTGGCCGTTGCGCTGATCGGCTTTGCCGGTGTCACGCTCCTCGTCTACGCGGCAATCTTCCGGAAGGCACTGTTTGCCTCCTTTTCGGCTGGAACCCCGTGGACGCGCTTCTTCGAGCGGGTGATGCTGGCGATCCTCGTCTTCATCGTCATCATGATCCTCGCCGGCGCCGACAACATCAAGGACCGCTGGCTGACGCCGCTTCTCTTCCTGCTGCCGCTCTATTTCTGCCTGAAAATGGAAGCCTCGGGACTGGCCGGCTCGGCACTGCTGAAGCCATTCTGGCGGACGGCTGCCGTGATCATGACCGTCATTCCGGCAGCCCTGTTCCTGCGCATGCCGCTCGCCCATTTCACCGGCGACTACCAGCGGCCGAGCACGAATTATACCGGCGCGTTCGACACCATGACGGTGGACAGGACGCCCGGCCTTGTGGTCACCGACCGCAAGCTCTACGCCGGCAGCCTGCGGCTCAAGCATCCCGACATCCCCTTCGCGACCTCGGAATTCTCGCTGTTCGAGACGCCCCATCACGCCGATGCCGACCATCCGATCCTGCTCTTCTGGATCAAGAAGAGCAGCGATGTCGGCATGCCGGCCAGTCTTCTGGGCTGGCTCGACAAGGCGGGATTGCCGCAGCCGACGGATCAGGAGATGAAGCAGGTCGCTATCCCCTATCATTATGCACGCGGCAACGACGCTGAACTCTTCGGCTACGCCTGGATCATCCCGCCGCCATCCGGCAGCAACTAA
- a CDS encoding glycosyltransferase family 39 protein → MTARPAPPPAARAFALLFLYFVLSAIIRLSLPHSLRLDEAEQIYMSQWLSWGYGAQPPLYNWLQQAVFAITGPSIVGIVILKNALLFACFIFYWLAASTVIRDPALRLATIAGLVTLPQVSLVAQQDLTHTIVLLAVTAAFLYAFFRTLTAPSLASYLLAGLTVGLGVLSKYNFALLPVVAILALLPDPALRKRVFDWRLVAALLLAGLIVLPHALWFLDHAGLATQGTLGKMQGSATGGHMLRFFKGIGALIMGILAFSALTLVVFAAIFKKPFLDSLKSGNAITRVIERMFVLTAVALVLIVLVTGTTKMNERWLDPFLLVLPLYLAAKMEAAGMDIAAGLKRLSTTAAVILIGVAAFTIIEVTVLPVAGLYKRINIPYGPFLQSLKMESAEKPAMIVTQSWLEAGNLRQAFPSVPVLAGSGDELQPATTIDSRHPLLLVWTDNKHTGEIPGGILNSAKTLAGAEASDIEPRSMTLPYHFGWDGETYTFGYAWLPSPGTDGTAKP, encoded by the coding sequence ATGACCGCTCGCCCCGCGCCGCCGCCGGCCGCACGGGCCTTCGCGCTGCTGTTCCTCTATTTCGTCCTGTCGGCGATCATCCGCCTGTCGCTGCCGCATTCGCTGCGGCTCGACGAGGCCGAGCAGATCTACATGTCGCAGTGGCTGTCCTGGGGCTACGGCGCACAGCCGCCGCTCTACAACTGGCTGCAGCAGGCCGTCTTCGCCATCACCGGCCCGTCAATTGTCGGCATCGTTATTCTCAAGAATGCCCTGCTGTTTGCCTGCTTCATCTTCTACTGGCTCGCCGCCTCGACCGTGATCCGCGATCCGGCGCTGCGGCTCGCCACGATTGCCGGGCTTGTGACGCTGCCGCAGGTGTCACTTGTGGCGCAGCAGGATCTCACCCATACGATCGTGCTTCTCGCGGTCACAGCAGCCTTCCTGTACGCCTTTTTCCGCACGCTAACGGCGCCAAGCCTTGCGTCCTACCTGCTGGCCGGTTTGACCGTCGGGCTGGGTGTTTTGTCGAAGTACAATTTCGCGCTGCTGCCGGTCGTCGCCATCCTGGCGCTCCTGCCCGATCCGGCACTGCGCAAGCGGGTGTTCGACTGGCGGCTTGTTGCGGCGCTACTGCTCGCCGGGCTGATCGTGCTGCCGCATGCGCTGTGGTTCCTGGACCATGCCGGGCTCGCGACCCAGGGCACGCTCGGCAAGATGCAGGGGTCGGCGACGGGCGGCCACATGCTGCGGTTCTTCAAGGGCATCGGCGCGCTGATCATGGGCATTCTCGCCTTCTCGGCGCTGACGCTGGTGGTCTTCGCGGCGATCTTCAAGAAGCCCTTCCTCGACAGCCTGAAGAGCGGCAACGCGATCACCCGAGTGATCGAGCGCATGTTCGTCTTGACGGCCGTGGCACTGGTCCTGATCGTGCTCGTCACCGGCACGACGAAGATGAACGAGCGCTGGCTCGATCCGTTCCTGCTGGTGCTGCCTCTTTATCTTGCCGCCAAGATGGAAGCCGCCGGCATGGATATCGCCGCTGGGCTGAAGCGCCTGTCGACGACGGCTGCGGTGATCCTGATCGGCGTCGCCGCCTTCACTATCATCGAGGTGACCGTGCTGCCCGTCGCCGGGCTCTACAAGCGGATCAACATTCCCTACGGCCCGTTCCTGCAGAGCCTGAAGATGGAAAGCGCAGAGAAGCCGGCGATGATCGTCACGCAAAGCTGGCTCGAGGCCGGCAATCTACGGCAGGCCTTCCCGAGCGTGCCAGTGCTCGCCGGATCCGGCGACGAACTGCAGCCGGCAACGACGATCGACAGCCGGCACCCGCTTCTCTTGGTCTGGACCGACAACAAGCACACCGGCGAAATTCCGGGAGGTATCCTGAATTCTGCCAAGACGCTGGCAGGTGCTGAAGCGAGCGACATCGAGCCACGATCCATGACCCTGCCCTATCACTTCGGCTGGGACGGCGAGACCTACACGTTCGGCTATGCCTGGCTGCCATCCCCCGGCACCGACGGAACGGCGAAGCCATGA
- a CDS encoding glycosyltransferase family 2 protein, which produces MPVQTALESGIELSVVIPVFNEQESIAPLIERVTDAMKAFPKSWELIIVDDGSADATLVGARKFLDRDGLDLKIVELQRNFGQTAAMQAGIDAATGRLIATLDGDLQNDPHDIPTMVQALEERELDLLQGWRQNRQDALVLRKIPSKCANYLIGKITGVRLHDYGCSLKIYRASVIKQVRLIGEMHRFIPAWVAAVVPSSRIGEMPVTHHARQHGVSKYGISRTFRVILDLLSVLFFMRYKARPGHFFGSIGLAVGALSALIFLWLFIQKFAFGEDIGTRPLLTVGVVGVLSSVQFITTGILAELITRTSFGSIEKPNYIVRAVFKKDGNA; this is translated from the coding sequence ATGCCCGTGCAAACCGCATTGGAAAGCGGCATCGAGCTGTCCGTCGTCATTCCGGTGTTCAACGAGCAGGAAAGCATTGCGCCGCTGATCGAGCGCGTCACCGATGCTATGAAGGCGTTTCCGAAGAGCTGGGAACTGATCATCGTCGACGACGGAAGCGCGGATGCGACGCTTGTCGGCGCCCGCAAGTTCCTCGACCGCGACGGCCTCGACCTGAAGATCGTCGAACTGCAGCGCAATTTCGGCCAGACCGCCGCCATGCAGGCCGGCATCGACGCGGCCACCGGCCGGCTGATCGCCACGCTCGACGGCGACCTGCAGAACGATCCGCACGATATTCCGACCATGGTCCAGGCGCTCGAAGAGCGCGAACTGGACCTGCTGCAGGGCTGGCGTCAGAACCGCCAGGACGCGCTGGTGCTGCGCAAGATCCCGTCGAAATGCGCCAATTACCTGATCGGCAAGATCACCGGCGTGCGCTTGCACGACTATGGCTGCTCGCTGAAGATCTACCGCGCCTCGGTGATCAAGCAGGTGCGCCTGATCGGCGAAATGCACCGCTTCATCCCGGCCTGGGTCGCCGCCGTCGTGCCCTCCTCGCGTATCGGCGAAATGCCGGTCACCCACCATGCCCGCCAGCACGGCGTCTCGAAATATGGCATTTCGCGCACCTTCCGCGTCATTCTCGACCTGCTGTCGGTCCTGTTCTTCATGCGCTACAAGGCGCGGCCGGGCCATTTCTTCGGCTCGATCGGGCTTGCCGTCGGCGCACTCAGCGCGCTGATCTTCCTCTGGCTGTTCATCCAGAAATTCGCCTTCGGCGAAGACATCGGCACGCGTCCGCTCCTGACGGTCGGCGTCGTCGGCGTCCTGTCGTCGGTGCAGTTCATCACCACCGGCATTCTGGCCGAACTCATCACCCGCACGTCCTTCGGCAGCATCGAGAAGCCGAACTACATCGTCAGGGCGGTGTTCAAGAAGGATGGCAATGCGTAA